One window of Cryptobacterium curtum DSM 15641 genomic DNA carries:
- the tuf gene encoding elongation factor Tu, with protein sequence MAKEKFERTKPHVNIGTIGHVDHGKTTLTAAISKTLSSNDGSHGTAHADFTAFEDIDKAPEERERGITISIAHIEYETDKRHYAHVDCPGHADYVKNMITGAAQMDGAILVIAATDGPMAQTREHILLARQVGVPYIVVFLNKCDMVDDEELLELVEMEVRDLLSSYDFPGDETPIIRGSALKALEGEKEWQDKIWELMDAVDEWIPTPTRDTEKPFLMAIEDVMTIPGRGTVVTGRVERGVLHVGDELEILGIRETQKTTCTGVEMFRKLLDEAEAGDNIGALLRGIKREEVVRGQVLCKPGSVTPHTEFKGQIYVLTKEEGGRHTPFFDGYRPQFYFRTTDITGVVHLPEGTEMVMPGDNVEIKGELIHPVAMEEGLKFAIREGGRTVGSGRVTEIIK encoded by the coding sequence ATGGCTAAGGAAAAGTTTGAGCGTACTAAGCCGCATGTAAATATCGGCACTATCGGTCATGTTGACCACGGCAAAACAACGCTGACTGCCGCTATTTCCAAGACCCTGTCCAGCAACGACGGGTCTCATGGCACTGCTCATGCCGACTTTACCGCGTTTGAGGATATCGATAAGGCTCCTGAAGAGCGCGAGCGCGGCATTACCATTTCGATTGCTCATATCGAATACGAAACTGACAAACGTCACTATGCTCATGTTGACTGCCCCGGCCATGCCGATTACGTCAAGAACATGATCACCGGTGCTGCTCAGATGGACGGCGCTATTCTGGTTATCGCTGCTACCGACGGTCCTATGGCTCAGACGCGTGAGCACATCCTGCTTGCTCGTCAGGTTGGCGTGCCCTACATCGTTGTCTTCCTGAACAAGTGCGACATGGTCGACGACGAAGAGCTCCTCGAGCTTGTTGAAATGGAAGTTCGTGATCTGCTTAGCTCATATGACTTCCCCGGAGACGAAACTCCGATCATCCGCGGTTCTGCCCTGAAGGCTCTTGAGGGCGAAAAAGAATGGCAGGATAAGATCTGGGAGCTTATGGATGCCGTTGACGAGTGGATCCCCACTCCGACCCGCGACACCGAAAAGCCCTTCCTGATGGCTATCGAGGATGTTATGACCATCCCTGGTCGTGGTACTGTTGTAACGGGTCGTGTCGAGCGCGGCGTTCTGCATGTAGGCGATGAACTCGAGATTCTGGGTATTCGCGAAACGCAGAAGACCACCTGCACCGGCGTTGAGATGTTCCGTAAGCTGCTCGACGAAGCTGAGGCTGGCGACAACATCGGCGCTCTGTTGCGTGGCATCAAGCGCGAAGAAGTAGTACGCGGTCAGGTTCTTTGCAAGCCTGGTAGCGTTACTCCGCACACTGAGTTCAAGGGTCAGATTTACGTTCTGACCAAGGAAGAAGGCGGCCGCCATACTCCGTTCTTTGACGGCTATCGTCCGCAGTTCTACTTCCGCACCACCGACATCACTGGTGTGGTTCATCTGCCCGAGGGCACCGAGATGGTTATGCCTGGCGACAACGTGGAGATCAAGGGCGAACTTATTCACCCGGTCGCCATGGAGGAAGGCCTCAAGTTCGCCATCCGCGAGGGTGGTCGTACGGTTGGTTCCGGCCGCGTAACCGAAATCATCAAGTAG
- the rplK gene encoding 50S ribosomal protein L11 codes for MADKKVSGFVKLQIPAGGANPAPPVGPALGAQGVNIMQFCQAFNAQTQDQSGTIIPVEITVYEDKSFTFICKTPPAAVLIKEKLGIKGGSGIPQLQKVGELTEAQLREIAEIKMPDLNANSIEAAMEIVAGTARSMGVTIEGRAPKKVYTASRKVAAMLAEKQ; via the coding sequence ATGGCTGATAAAAAGGTTTCGGGTTTTGTAAAGCTACAGATCCCGGCTGGTGGGGCAAATCCTGCACCTCCCGTTGGTCCGGCTTTGGGCGCTCAGGGTGTCAACATTATGCAGTTCTGCCAGGCATTTAATGCTCAAACGCAGGATCAGTCCGGCACGATTATCCCGGTAGAAATTACTGTATACGAGGACAAGTCGTTCACGTTTATTTGCAAGACGCCGCCAGCTGCTGTGCTTATTAAAGAAAAGCTCGGCATTAAGGGTGGCTCGGGCATTCCGCAACTGCAAAAGGTAGGCGAACTCACCGAAGCTCAGTTGCGTGAGATTGCTGAAATTAAGATGCCCGACCTCAACGCCAACAGCATTGAGGCTGCTATGGAGATTGTTGCTGGCACGGCACGTTCTATGGGCGTTACGATCGAAGGTCGTGCACCAAAGAAGGTCTATACCGCGTCGCGCAAGGTTGCTGCGATGCTTGCTGAAAAGCAATAG
- the rplA gene encoding 50S ribosomal protein L1 codes for MAQLTKKQKAATEKVEAGKLYAPLEAFQLVKELATAKFDETIEGHFRLGIDTRQADQQLRGTVSLPNGSGKTVRVAVFAEGEAARAASEAGADIVGSDDLVADIQSGKIDFDAAIATPDQMAKVGRLGKVLGPRGLMPNPKLGTVTNDVAKAITELKGGRVEYRADRYGITHVVLGKASFTAEQLAENYGVVYDEILRMKPSSSKGKYVKSITVVSTMGPGIAIDSSVTRNYTESQEA; via the coding sequence ATGGCTCAACTAACAAAGAAACAAAAGGCCGCTACTGAAAAAGTTGAAGCTGGAAAGCTCTATGCTCCCTTAGAGGCGTTTCAGCTGGTGAAGGAACTTGCGACTGCTAAGTTTGATGAAACCATTGAAGGCCATTTCCGTCTTGGTATTGATACACGCCAAGCCGATCAGCAGCTGCGCGGTACGGTAAGCCTGCCGAATGGTAGCGGCAAGACGGTTCGCGTAGCGGTATTTGCCGAAGGTGAAGCAGCTCGCGCCGCCAGTGAAGCTGGTGCTGATATCGTTGGTTCTGACGATTTGGTTGCTGATATTCAGAGCGGCAAAATCGATTTTGATGCTGCTATTGCAACTCCGGATCAGATGGCTAAGGTTGGTCGTTTAGGTAAGGTGCTTGGCCCTCGTGGCTTGATGCCTAACCCTAAGCTCGGTACGGTAACAAACGATGTTGCCAAAGCAATCACCGAACTGAAGGGTGGCCGTGTCGAATATCGCGCCGATCGTTACGGTATTACTCATGTTGTTCTTGGTAAGGCAAGCTTTACCGCTGAACAACTGGCCGAAAACTACGGCGTTGTCTATGACGAGATTCTGCGTATGAAGCCGTCTTCCTCCAAGGGTAAATACGTGAAGTCGATTACGGTAGTATCCACAATGGGTCCAGGGATCGCTATTGATTCGAGTGTAACCCGCAACTATACCGAATCGCAGGAAGCTTAA
- the ybaK gene encoding Cys-tRNA(Pro) deacylase, translating to MRQLEAAGIAYETASYVVDENDLSGMHVASQLKQDPARLFKTLVLVGEHTGYLVCCIPTACELDLKKVARAAGDKRVELLPLRELRDVTGYVRGGCSPLAMKKQFPTFIDETAILFDSIYLSAGERGEQIIVNAESLAALLKAPLVDLCL from the coding sequence ATGCGTCAGCTTGAAGCGGCGGGGATTGCCTACGAAACCGCATCATATGTGGTCGATGAAAACGATCTGTCTGGCATGCACGTGGCTAGTCAACTCAAGCAGGATCCAGCACGTCTCTTTAAGACCTTAGTTCTTGTTGGAGAGCACACAGGATACCTTGTATGCTGTATTCCTACTGCCTGTGAACTCGATCTGAAAAAAGTAGCTCGTGCGGCGGGTGATAAGCGCGTCGAGTTGTTGCCATTACGAGAGCTGAGGGATGTGACGGGGTATGTTCGTGGCGGATGTAGTCCACTTGCCATGAAGAAGCAGTTTCCAACGTTTATTGATGAGACAGCGATACTATTCGATTCTATTTATTTAAGTGCTGGAGAACGGGGCGAACAGATTATCGTTAATGCGGAATCTCTTGCTGCGCTGCTTAAAGCCCCTCTGGTTGATTTGTGTTTATAA
- the rpmG gene encoding 50S ribosomal protein L33, with amino-acid sequence MRTLVTLACTECKRRNYTTKKNKQNNPDRIEFKKYCKWCGHHTLHRETR; translated from the coding sequence ATGCGTACATTGGTCACTCTGGCCTGCACTGAATGCAAGCGCCGTAACTACACGACCAAGAAGAACAAGCAGAACAACCCCGATCGTATCGAGTTTAAGAAGTATTGCAAATGGTGTGGACATCACACCCTGCATAGGGAGACTCGTTAA
- the nusG gene encoding transcription termination/antitermination protein NusG has product MAKKWYVLHTYSGYENKVKKNLESRIETMGLENNVFDIQIPMETVTEIKDGGRRVESDKKVLPGYVLVRMELDDRSWAAVRNTPGVTGFVGSQANPAPLTREEYNKIMKRTDHADTRKAVVTSDLAEGQTVKVVSGPLADFDGVVSEVSPEANKVKVLVSIFGRETPVELSFDQVTRL; this is encoded by the coding sequence ATGGCTAAAAAATGGTATGTGCTTCACACCTATTCCGGCTATGAGAACAAGGTGAAGAAGAATTTGGAGAGTCGCATCGAAACGATGGGTCTCGAAAATAATGTCTTCGATATTCAGATTCCCATGGAAACTGTCACCGAGATCAAGGATGGCGGACGTCGGGTTGAATCTGACAAGAAGGTACTTCCTGGCTATGTTCTCGTGCGTATGGAATTGGACGACCGCAGTTGGGCTGCTGTGCGCAACACTCCGGGCGTAACTGGTTTTGTGGGCAGTCAGGCTAATCCTGCACCGCTGACGCGCGAAGAGTATAACAAGATCATGAAGCGCACTGATCATGCTGATACGCGCAAGGCGGTTGTTACGTCGGATCTTGCTGAAGGTCAGACCGTTAAGGTTGTTTCAGGGCCTCTTGCGGACTTCGATGGTGTGGTCTCAGAGGTTTCGCCTGAAGCAAATAAGGTGAAGGTACTTGTTTCTATCTTTGGTCGTGAAACGCCAGTAGAACTTTCCTTCGACCAGGTAACGCGCCTCTAA
- the secE gene encoding preprotein translocase subunit SecE, whose product MAKKSKTQRAKASARRAERKAGNAAAPAEMTAAEDSTSVNSVEKSSQGGLFNRAKKAKSSEPAASSQSGKAAKSAKTARKAEKKSGFIAQVRSEMKRVTWPTRQDVLRWSGVVVAALVFFSVFVFVLDNWVVTPVLLAFSSLGA is encoded by the coding sequence ATGGCAAAGAAGTCAAAGACGCAACGTGCTAAGGCATCAGCGCGCCGTGCCGAGCGAAAAGCCGGCAATGCCGCTGCGCCGGCTGAGATGACGGCAGCCGAAGATTCGACGTCTGTCAACTCGGTTGAGAAATCCTCTCAAGGGGGGCTGTTCAACCGCGCAAAGAAGGCAAAGTCTTCTGAACCTGCTGCTTCTTCTCAATCGGGCAAGGCAGCTAAGTCTGCTAAGACCGCACGAAAGGCCGAGAAAAAATCTGGGTTTATTGCTCAGGTGCGCTCGGAAATGAAGCGGGTAACCTGGCCCACTCGTCAGGATGTACTGCGGTGGAGTGGTGTGGTAGTTGCTGCCCTCGTTTTCTTTAGCGTATTTGTATTCGTTCTAGACAACTGGGTAGTTACTCCGGTACTGCTCGCTTTCTCTTCTTTGGGGGCGTAA